DNA from Arthrobacter sp. FW305-BF8:
CACGCTGGACGGTCCCGGCTCCGGCTCCCGTCTTGTCGTCGACGTCGCACACTACTGGTGAGGTGCCTGCGCAGGGGCCGAGCGGCTGGGGATAAAGGGGTCCTCATACGTTCCGTTTCCTGACTGTCAGTCATAAGCAGCGATGCCCCGCTTCCCGGACCAGTTCAGGCCGGGAGGCGGGGCGTCGCTGCTGGTGCAGGCGGAAACGCTATTCGGGAACCACCAGCGCGGGGGTGTCCCTGCGGATGGTGTCGCCGCGGAAGTAGCCGGGCCGCAGGCGCGCCATCACCAGCATGAAGACGATCCCCAGGGCCAGGATCCCCACGCCGAGCACGAACACGAGCCCCACGCCGAAGATCTCCGAACCGCTGCCGAACTCCGGGGCCCAGCTGTCGATGGCGGTCTGCAGGAAAACCACCGTCAGGCCGATTCCGCCCAGCAGCGGGCAAAGCAGCCGCAAAACGAAGTTGCGGGCACTGCTGAAGACGCTGCCGCGGAAGTACCAGGCGCACGCAAAGGCCGTCAGCCCGTAGTAGAAGCAGATCATCAGGCCCAGGGCCAGGATGGTGTCGTTGAGTACGTTCTCGCTCACTACGTGCATCACGGCGTAGAACCCGGCCGAGAGCAGGCCTGCCGCGACGGTGGCGAAGCCCGGCGTCGAGAACTTCTTGCTCATGTGGCTGAACTGCGTGGGCAGTGCGCCGTAGTGCGCCATCGCCAGCAGGCTGCGCGAGGGGGATGTGAACGTTGACTGCAGCGACGCCGCGGAACTGGACAGGACCGCCAGCGACATCAGGATGGCGAACGGGCCCATGACGGGGGAGGCCAGGGCAGTGAACACGTTCGCGTGGTTCTCCTCGTTGTTGAGGCCGATCCCCGTTTCCCCGACGCCGGCGAACATCATGGTGGCGATGGTCACCAGCAGGTAAATGCCAAGGACGACGACGGCCGTCAGGGTGCCGGCGAGGCCTGCGGTCTTCTTCCCGTTGGCCGTTTCCTCATTGACCGTCAGGCACACGTCCCAGCCCCAGTAGACGAAGATGGACAGCGAGATGCCGGCGGCAACCTGGCCGAACGTCTCGATCTTTGTCACGTCGAACCATTCCCAGCTGAACGGGATGGCGGTGCTGGACGTGGACCAGTTGGCGAACGCCAGGGCGACAAAGAGACCCAAAACCAGCAGCTGGAAACCCACCAGCCCGTATTGGACCACCTTGGTGGTGTGCAGGCCACGGTAGCTGACCCACACGGCCAGCGCCACGAAGACGAAGCACGTCAGCACGTTCAGCGGCTTGTTGGCGGCAAGGTCCGCCAGTTCCGGGGACCCGGTGACCTGCGCCAGGAAGAGGTAGAAGAAGTCCACCGCCACCCCGGCCAGGTTGGACAGCACGATGATGTTGGCGGCCAGCAGGCCCCAGCC
Protein-coding regions in this window:
- a CDS encoding APC family permease, whose product is MSQTTRQSIQPGGKNASPAGEATHGITGKGLKGGQLGLLAVVVLGISTIAPAYTLTSALGPTVNEAGLQLPVIFLIGFIPMILVSLAYRELNADSPDSGTTFTWVTKAFGPWVGWMGGWGLLAANIIVLSNLAGVAVDFFYLFLAQVTGSPELADLAANKPLNVLTCFVFVALAVWVSYRGLHTTKVVQYGLVGFQLLVLGLFVALAFANWSTSSTAIPFSWEWFDVTKIETFGQVAAGISLSIFVYWGWDVCLTVNEETANGKKTAGLAGTLTAVVVLGIYLLVTIATMMFAGVGETGIGLNNEENHANVFTALASPVMGPFAILMSLAVLSSSAASLQSTFTSPSRSLLAMAHYGALPTQFSHMSKKFSTPGFATVAAGLLSAGFYAVMHVVSENVLNDTILALGLMICFYYGLTAFACAWYFRGSVFSSARNFVLRLLCPLLGGIGLTVVFLQTAIDSWAPEFGSGSEIFGVGLVFVLGVGILALGIVFMLVMARLRPGYFRGDTIRRDTPALVVPE